TGAACTCCGTTCTGTTCTGACCAAAGGAAAGCCTGGTACTCAGGGGAATATACTGCAAAAGGGTACAAAAGCGTCCTTACGGGTAACTGATCCGTATAGGCCAAAAGGGCAACCGGAGGCACCACCTTGCGGGCAACCAGCTGCGAAATATATTCGCTTGCATCTCCGGGACCTTCCACTAGAACTGCGGTAGGCTTCTTCTCTTCCAGAAAAGCGCGTAAATGATAAGCGCCCGTAGGAGATAAATGCCGGATCCCGAAAACATGGTACGGCTGCCTGTCGTTCATCCGTTCATCTCCGAACAAGCGTTGTACAAGCTCCGCCATGACGATCCCCGCTTCTTCATCACATTGTCCAAGTATTCTTTCCACACAAGACGGTCCTTCTCTTCATCTTTCACAATGGCTCCCTGCAGTCCTGCGGCGATATCTTCCTCCTGAATGGTCCCGCTGCCGAAGCTGGCAGCAAGCGCCATACTTCCAGTCAACAGCGAAATCGCTTCTGCTGTTGAAATAACACCGCTTGTCGGTTTCACCTTTTCCTTGCCGTCCATAGTCATACCACTGCGAAGTTCACGGAAAATAGTGACAATCTTGCGCACCACATCATCTTCCGGCAGGGACGCGGTCAACGCGTAATTCGCCGATATTTCACCCACACGCTTGCGAACGATATCAACCTCAGTTTCAATATCCGCTGGCGCTGGCAGCACGATGATGTTGAACCGCCGTTTGAGCGCTGCAGACATTTCATTCACCCCACGGTCGCGCGTATTCGCCGTGGCAATGATCGAAAACCCCCGTGCTGCTGGCATCTCCCGACCAAGTTCGGGAATAGACACCGTTTTTTCGGACAAAATGGAAATCAGTGCATCCTGCACTTCAGACGCGCACCGGGAAATTTCTTCAAACCGGGCAATCCCGCCCATTTCCATTGCCCGAAAAATGGGGCTCTTGATCAAAGCCTGATCCGACGGACCTTGTGCCAGCAACATTGCGTAATTCCAAGAATAACGGATCTGTTCTTCGGTTGTGCCGGCCGTTCCCTGGATGACCTTGGAAGAATCGCCATGAATAGCGGCTGTTAAATTCTCAGACAACCACGACTTGGCCGTTCCCGGTTCACCAATGAGCAAAAGTGCCCTATCCGTCAGTAGCGTGGCTATCGCTATCTCGACCAGCCTTTTATTCCCTATATATTTGGGCGTTATTTCCGTGTCTCCCGCCTTACCTCCGGTTATGTACGTAAGAACAGCCTTTGGCGAAAGCTGCCAACCTGCAGGCCTTGAGTCCTTATCCATATTTTTCAACGCTTCCAGTTCCTCACTGTACAATTTCTCGGAAGGAAGCCTTAACACATTTTGTTCATCATGTTTTGTCATTATCTGTGTTCCTTTCCTGTTCAATTAGGATGGTTTGGCTGCTACAGTATCAGCGATATCCAACACCTGTTGTTTGACGTTCTGGTACTTCATTGTTTCTGCGAACTGTCGCAGTCTATCCGCATAAACGGGAGAAAGTTGGGACAGAAGCGCTGTTTGTGAACGGTTTAAATAATACGAGTGACTCGTTTTATCTCGCTCCAAAATGTCCATGACCATTTCCGACACGTTATCATCCCTGAGGTGGAAAAGGGCCAGCAACATATCGACAGTAACGTAATCTTGGAATTTCGGATGAGCAGTAATCTGCTTGGTAAGATATGAGATGACTGTAGAATCGGAATGAATTGCGAACCGAGTGACAAGCTCTTTCTCATCCAGTTTTATCAACAAATGAACCCATCTTGGGTCCCATGTTTCTATTGCAGAATTTCCGTTCATCTGATCCGTAATATCCACCGAAATCATACTCATCGTTCGCAGCAGTTCCTTAGCGGCCGAAGTCCGTTTATTGCTTAACTCAGTAGCGTACCTCTCGTATACCTCTTCAGGTGGCAGACTGTGAACCGCAGCACGGAAACTGTAGGCAATGAACCTGCGGTTATACTTCTGCTGCAGCCCAACAGTGAATGCATATGCCTCTGGATCATCCAGATCCAGAAGCATTTGCGCAGCTACCTCTTGTAAACGGTCCAGCTTAGCTGTTTTAGAGGCAGGAACGGATAGTATCTTTTGCAGCAGTAAACAGAGTTCATTCGATGAATCGCCTTCTATACTTGATAGGTATGAAATGAGGTGCTGTTCCTGCTCATCATTCTCTTTACCTGCAACTATCTCAGCAAGTACATCTTCCGTTTGTCGGATGACGCGATGGATCAATTCATCCGATCCGCACAGACGGATTGGCTCTACTGCCAGTTCATGGTCCTTGGATGTCAAAGCTTGGAACAGACAGTCCTGTGCTTTATCCGAGCCAAGCTTGGATAAAGCGGACAAAGCAGCTCGTCGAAGTTCTTTTTTCTTATCATCAGCTTGTTCCAGCAGAAACTGCTCCTGTTCTGGGTATTCCCCCAGTAGTTCAATGGCCGCCGCACGTACATCGACAGATCCTTCGGTCGCAGCTTGGAGATACAGATCAATAGCGGCCTCTCCCTCCACATTATGAATTAACTGAAGTCTCCTAGCGTGTCCTTTACCTCCTTGAAGCTGAAACTGCTGTTTCAGCATAGGAAGAGCATCGGCTCCATACTGCGAAATCACTTTGTGAAAAAGAAACTCTGGAATTTCTGCATAGCTGTCATCCAGCGCGGTTACTGCCGCAGAAATCACACGAAAGTCGTGGAATAATCCTTCATTAAATGCCTGGTGGATCTGTTCCAGTCTGCCTTGGCCCTTTTGCGTTAATGCTTCGATCAAAGGAGCAATCTTCCGGTAAGGGATAGAGGTATCAGCTTTGATTTCCGTTCCAACCAAAGGATATATTTCTCCTGCCCCCTCTGTCTTTCCCTGTGTGTATAGGACGGAATGTAGAAGTGTACCTAGTTCGAGCAGCTTTGATGCTGCTTCGGCTCTATCCGACGCCAGAAGCTCATTTACTCCTTGTGCAAATTTATTGAATACGGGAGCGGATTCTCCCAATTTTTGCAGCTGCGGTAGCATTTTACCGAGTCTCAAATCCCCCGCCGCCATTCCACTTCCTGCTATGTACAGCCGGCGCAGCTCATGCTGCAGTTCAAACAGTATATTTATGCTCATAAACGTTTCTCCTAATCTTGTTCATCATCAGTAAAACAAACGAATAATATGATCACGTGTAACGATGCTTAACGGCTGAGCTGATAATTGATTGTGCTCCAGGTCATGCTCAAACATCACCAGCATTGCGTGATTGCTAACATGCTGTCGGTTCAACCACGACAGTAAAGGTGTTGTCGGATGATTCAGCCATGATAAATCTGCAAGCCGCAGCTGCTTGCCCTGTCTATCAACAATCAGGAAGCCATCCCTATCACGTGCAATATATGCATATTCCAAAAGTACAACCGGATGCTTATCAGCGAGCGGGGTTTTGATCTGATTTTTGACTAGTTTGACCGCCTCTGGAATAGACTTACATGCATGCGATCGCATCGTATCATAATCGTGCTGCTCTGGCTGCTGGAACGTCGCATCTTCCCAACGCACGCGGGGGTTCATATCTCCTGGATAGACAAAGAGCTCTTTGACTTTCAGCACATCATAGAATGAATCTTCCTCCCGGATAAATTTGGCGGCACGGAAAGGTCGGAATGTTCGTGTCATGCGAAGGCTACCGGTCAGAAGATCCATCCAACATCCTTCGTCAACATACTCGCCCCGAGCATCATCCGCATAGGAGCGGAAGAACAGCTGTCGTAGCTCTGCATCTACCTGTACCCGGCCATATTCCCGGAGCTCCGCCAATTGCCAAGCATGCCCGATCCATTCTTCGAGCGTGGAGTCAACATCCATCGTTACCTCCGGATTATCTATTTTGCTCTGCAAATAGTTCTTGCTTTTCTTCACCAATGAATAAAGGATGTTCAAACGCTCCATGGCGAGAGAATAGGTTGTTTCTCTGTCATCATCGGACTGTAGCACCAAGAGCAATTCCCTTAGGGCTGTCTGTGCTCCAGGGATATAATGGTTACCCAGCTGCTTGGCCTGCTCTTCTAACGTTTGAAGCATCTTCTTGTCGATGCTTCCCAATCCGGACTGGATAAGCTTTAGAATCAGTTTCTCCAATATGCCGATCCCTTCTAGTTGGGAAGATATTTTTTTTACCAAAGCTGCTTTATTCGGTTTACGTTTTTTGACGTTGTCTCCGTTGATCGCTTCTTTTTTCTTTTCTTCACGCTTCTCGGCGTTCTCCCTTTTGTCCACAATATCTTGAGGAATGTCTATCGTTTCAAACGGTTTACCCGTTGTATAGGCATACATTAATCCTAAATTATGTTTGCACGGAAACTGCCGACTGGGACAGGAGCAACGGAATATTGGGGTATCTTTTTTAATGAAGTCAACGGAACAGATGTATGGATTACTTCCACTTCCTTTGCACTCGCCAAAAATAAGGGTCTGGTCAGGGGAGTTGCACAACTTGGAGAACTTGTCCTTCTTGACCAAATCCTTACCATTCTTAATTGCATTGCTATTCAGTGCTAGACTATCTATATAGGATTCTGTTAATTGATTCATCTTCTACCTCTCACATCTAGTTTTAATATAAATTAATTCTACATTCATTTGAAATTACCTCTTAAAATACGAAAAAACGACAAAAAAAATAGACCGCGCGTGCGAAAATCCTTGTTTTTACTAAAATCGTTTTCGTTTCTGGCACGTCATCTTTATACGACTCTTAACCTTGCAGATTAGCATCACAGACCTTCCAAATAAAAAAGGAATCCGCGCTGACGTCAGCGTGAATTCCCCTCATCGAGTGGTTGTTATTTAGGGACTGTAATCTTCATTTCCAGCTTCTTGTGATAGGTCTTGGCCCAGTTTTTTTGGCTGTCTTTCAGAATCTTTCCTTTAGCGTCCAGTGTGTACGAAAATGGCCTAATGATGATTGTTTTCGGCACTGCATTAAACGAACCACTAAAGATCAGGTCTTCTTTACTCTTTGATCCGGACGGTTGCTCTAGGTTGGAATCCCAAATGCTTGCCCCGAGTACATTTCCTGTTTCATCTGCAATTTCATAAAACATCTTGCTGGAACGATCTTTGGATTTAGCTGCTGCCGGAACTTTTCCTGTGCTGTGCAGCTTGAGCATCATCGTTATCGGCGTCAATTGGAAATAGTCTACTGTATAGCTGAAATCCCCACTTTTTAGGGTTGTGCCCGGCTGCAATGTTACAAGACTTTTAGCCTTTTTCACCGGAACAGTAAAGGTGAACGGCTCCTTGACGTTCTCGGAGTACAACTTCAGCGTCATAACGAATTGATCCGGGAGCTGCGGTTTGTCATATCTAGAGAAGGAGATCAAAACGCCCCCTTTATCTCCCGGTATAGACTTCAGATTAGGAGTATATACAATCGGTTTCCCATTAGCAGACAAATCCAGTCCCTTCTTTAGGTCAATGATTTCCTTACCGACAGTCCCCCCCTCCTTCCGGACAGTAACCTCAAGGCTATTCCCGTCAAATATAACGTTGGATAAGCTGAGTGTCACGTCGCCGTGGGTAATTACTTGATTGGACTCATTATCCTCCCCATCCGCATCTATCAAGATGGGATTTGAAATGGGAGAGGTACTGTTGGCAACAGTAGCCTTTCCGGAAGTCTCGGCACTAACGTATGTAGGAAACCCGCTGCCTACGACTGCCATTCCCAACGTTACTATCAATGCTGTTACAGCGATTTTTTTTCTCATATCATTAGGTTTAGTAGAGTTCAATGGTCTCGCTCCTGTTCTATTCTGAGATACCTTCTTGAAACCGGCCGGTTTTCAAAAAGGTAATTACCTCTGTCTACACCTATATAACACTTCTCATCTGTGCTTTTGTGACAGGAATAATTTTACAGCCATTCGTTGCTTCAGAATATACGCTCAACAAATCCATACTCCGGTTACCAATATAGTAGCCTGTTGTGCTTCAAAAAAGGATCTTTATGTGACTCTCGAATCAAAAACTTTAATTTTTATCATAATCAATATGAAAGCAAGCAATGCGAATATGATTCCACTCCAAATGAGCTGATGTATTCCCCATTGAGAGATAAACCAACCACCAATGGAAGCTCCCAACGTAATTCCAAGATTTGAAAATGAGATAAACAAACTGTTTCCGAATTCAGGAGCTTCTTTCGCTTCCGTTGTAAGCCATGCTTGACTGACAATTAACCCGCCAGAATGCACCGTCCCCCAAATAAGTACGATGACAATCATCGGAATGAAAGAAGAGCCCATATAATAAACAAGTAAATAACTTACTATATACGCTAGTGGAAACATAATAACGGTCTTAGTAATGCTTTTTTGCAAAAAGCTTCCAAATAGAAAATTACCAAAAATCATGACTAAGCCAAATGCCATCAACAATGCACTAATCCAGGAACTATTCATATGAGTTACTTTTCCAAGATACTCGGCAAAATAGCTGTATACAGAGAACATAGCCGCAAAAACAAACATAATCGTTACGATATTTACCCATAATTGCGGTTTTTTTAATATACTAAGCTGCTTGCCATAAGACATTTTTTCCTTAACAGGCATGGAGGGAAGCCATAGTAATATCCCTACAAAAGCAATTAAGCTGACAATTGCGCCAAATAGGAATCCAGCTTCCAGCGAAATTTGTTCAGCGAGATATGACGTCACAGGCACGCCAAATGCAAACCCCACCGTAATCCCGGCAAAAACCTGTGTGACTGCTTTTCCACTTTTTTCTGGAGGGACAAGTTTGGCAGCCGTCACAAGAGCTACAGAAAAGAAAACCGGATGAAAAATAGCAGGTATGATACGGAATATCAACATCACATTGAATATCGTTGTGTATGCATAAACCATATTTGATATCGCGAACATAAGTACAGCGATTAATAGAATGACTTTTCGATTCATCCCGGATGCAAGTAATGTTAGGAAAGGACCTGAGATCGCAACGACTAGAGCAAATATACCTACAAGTGATCCAGCCTGTGAAGTCGATATATTAAATTTCCGAGCCACCTCGGGCAGAACTCCTACGATTCCCATTTCCGTTGTAATAATGCCGAACACACCTAGAGCTAGTACAAAAATAAGCAAAGGGTTAACCTTCTTCAATGTAAATCCTCCATTTCTTTTGCATTCATCAATTCATATATCTAGATTTGTAGATTCATAAAAACCTTCAAAGCGTCTAAAACAAATAATCAATTAATCACACCGTTAAAATATATTGGAAATACGCGCCGGGCAATCAATTAAGCGAATCAGGTTATGCCCACTCAGCCATCAGATTGAACAACAAACTACAATTACATATCTGTATATGTAGATTTGATTGCGTAAAAACCTCCTCCTTTCCTCTAAAGTTCATTTCGGACGTAATCGGAAAATTCCTGTATCGTTTTATCGTTCCGACGGTAATAGGTCCATTTCCCGATGCGCTCAGATTGGAGCAGCCCTGCTTGCTGCAGAGTTAACAAATAACTAGATATAACCGATTGTGCAAGTCCCGATTTAGCCTGAATATCTGCTACACATACGCCAATTCGAAAAGTAATACCATGTTCTAAATATTTCGCTTCATCAAAATAATCCTCTGGTTTTTTTAACCATAGCATAATTTGACGGCGTGTCTCGTTCGACAATGCTTTATAAATCAATGAAGGTTCCATACACAATATTATATCTATAAATATAGATTTGTAAATATAAAATGCGAATAATTAATAGCCACTGTCTCTTTCGAGCAGTAACCACAGTTGATAACTGTTCTACTACTGTAACTAATTAACTATTAATTTTTAAAAATGAATACATTACAAAAAGACGACTCTTCTTGATTTAGAGTCGCTCTTTTCTTGATTATTTTTGAGGGCTTTTCTATTCCTGCCTCGTAACTCCAACGTCTGGTAGTTGGAACTTGGTCACAGCTTCGCTAGCAGAAATAATGCCTCTCTCATGCACGGCCAGCATAGCGGAATTAAGACAGAAAATCTTTGACACGGTTCTTAAACTTTTCCCTGCCTTGATACCCAGTGTATAGACGACTATTCACTGTGGAGGAATTTCCAAAGAAAAAACGTTCGTAGACCGTCTGCCTGCCTCCAAACGCACTGACGCTCAGTTCCCACGCCAGTCTGGCTAACTGCACATTTTCTTTGGCATCGAAGCCTATGCCTTTCAGGTAACGGTTCAATTGGCCGCGGATTTCAGTGTCAAAATCCTTTTCGTCCGGAATCATAATTAGGCTGCTCCCACCAATTAATTGGATGATTTCAATCATACGGGGGTACATTTTCGGAAAATAAGCATTGGCAGCAAGGAGCGGCTTCCGATTGGGAAGCATACTGCCCCACCGGTCAGGAGAAGCCCCCTTCTCGGCTGCAAGCTGCAGCGCCTTGAGCGTTTCCAGCGCGATGATAATCTCTGTCACCTTCTCGATTATATGGTCATGGCTTTCCAGTCCGGCTACTTCGATCATCATTTCAATGGTTCCCAATAGAAACTCTGTTTTGGCAATGTTTTTACACATAATCTGTGCGCTGGCATGGGTATGAAAACGGCTTTCATCGACCAGTTGGAACGCCAGTTTCTCATCCCCACATATAAATACCCGGTCCCATGGGACAAGCGCGTCATCGAAAATGACTAGCGTATCCATCTCCTCAAATCGGGAGCTTAGGGGATAGTTATACGCGGATTCGCCGCCAACGAAGCTCTCCCTGCATACGAACCGGACCCCGGGGAGATTACTCGGCACTGCAAATGCGAATGTATAAGGACTTTCCTCGGCGTTTGCTGAGGGGAATGGTGGCGGGAATACAAGAATTTCGTCAGAGGTCGCCCCTTGCGTGTCCAACAGAAAAGCTCCACGGACTACGATCCCATCCTTAGTCTTTTCCACCACATGGGCCGCCTCCGACTCTACAAATGTCTTTAAAAAGGTCGACAGCCTGCCTGCCTTCGGTTGGATAAACACGTGCGAAAGGGTGATGTCATTTTCCCGGCAGTATTCATAGTAGCTCCTCAAATTAGAGGCATATTGGGGAGTTTTCTCTTCCAGAAGCCCCGATGCTGCGGAGAACGCCATAAGGACTGTGTTCATATAATCGGGGGCACGTCCCAGAAAGCCGTGATGAGTGTATGCCCAAGCCTGCATCATCTCTCTTCTTACAGCAAGCTCCTTCTTCGTCTTTGGCTGCATGAAGGAAAGTCCGACAGGGTCGCCTGTCAACGGTGAAGAATAAGACATTTTTGCTTTCCATCTGTCTTCCTGCTGCATATCATACAAAGAAGCTTGAGTCACCATAAGCCCCTTGAAAGCTTTATGCTCCGATATAGTCCCCTTCACCTGCTCACCTGCTATCCAGACATCGGGCAAATTCTTATTTATCTGTTCAATATATTGGGTACCATTTTTAACTGACATGATCTAATCACCCCCCTCGGTTCTACGTTACTGTATTCTGATTAAGGCTACTTTGCACAAGCGAATACCTATGATCACTTACTAAAAGAAATCCGTATTTTGTACATATGCCGACACTGCGTTGCCAGCGCCCCTTATGGTCTACATAGATTGCTTGTTTCATATATATAGACAAGCTAGCTGATTGATGGCCGAAAATTTTCTGAAAAGGATGCGATTGCCACCATATGGAGTACCTATTACCGCTAAAATCAGAATATTATCCTCTGTTGTTTGGGGTTGCCCTATTTTGGATTATCGTCTATATTCTTATTATTTATAAAGGGTTTAAGGATCAATCCTGTGGAATGCCCCTAGCCTCTATATGTGCAAACATTACTTGGGAATTTCTGTTTACCTTTCTTATGCCGTTTCACCCGCTTCAGCAAATCGTAACCTTAGTTTGGTTTTTATTAGACTGCATCATTCTGCTCCAATTTCTCTATTATTCAAAAAATTCATATCCAAAACGCACGCTTCATGCTTCTGTCTGCTTCTTAATTGTCATAGCATTTCTGCTGCAGTATGGAATGGCAGTTGAATTTCATGATAAA
The nucleotide sequence above comes from Paenibacillus sp. IHBB 10380. Encoded proteins:
- a CDS encoding transmembrane-type terpene cyclase, which translates into the protein MEYLLPLKSEYYPLLFGVALFWIIVYILIIYKGFKDQSCGMPLASICANITWEFLFTFLMPFHPLQQIVTLVWFLLDCIILLQFLYYSKNSYPKRTLHASVCFLIVIAFLLQYGMAVEFHDKMGIYSAFGINLLMSILFIKMLLIKELQGQSLSIAYFKMIGTLCASILCYSIYPQSILLTIMYILIFILDVVYILLVYNKSIKIIHMSTIYKKPM
- the hpaB gene encoding 4-hydroxyphenylacetate 3-monooxygenase, oxygenase component, with protein sequence MSVKNGTQYIEQINKNLPDVWIAGEQVKGTISEHKAFKGLMVTQASLYDMQQEDRWKAKMSYSSPLTGDPVGLSFMQPKTKKELAVRREMMQAWAYTHHGFLGRAPDYMNTVLMAFSAASGLLEEKTPQYASNLRSYYEYCRENDITLSHVFIQPKAGRLSTFLKTFVESEAAHVVEKTKDGIVVRGAFLLDTQGATSDEILVFPPPFPSANAEESPYTFAFAVPSNLPGVRFVCRESFVGGESAYNYPLSSRFEEMDTLVIFDDALVPWDRVFICGDEKLAFQLVDESRFHTHASAQIMCKNIAKTEFLLGTIEMMIEVAGLESHDHIIEKVTEIIIALETLKALQLAAEKGASPDRWGSMLPNRKPLLAANAYFPKMYPRMIEIIQLIGGSSLIMIPDEKDFDTEIRGQLNRYLKGIGFDAKENVQLARLAWELSVSAFGGRQTVYERFFFGNSSTVNSRLYTGYQGREKFKNRVKDFLS
- a CDS encoding HEAT repeat domain-containing protein, which produces MSINILFELQHELRRLYIAGSGMAAGDLRLGKMLPQLQKLGESAPVFNKFAQGVNELLASDRAEAASKLLELGTLLHSVLYTQGKTEGAGEIYPLVGTEIKADTSIPYRKIAPLIEALTQKGQGRLEQIHQAFNEGLFHDFRVISAAVTALDDSYAEIPEFLFHKVISQYGADALPMLKQQFQLQGGKGHARRLQLIHNVEGEAAIDLYLQAATEGSVDVRAAAIELLGEYPEQEQFLLEQADDKKKELRRAALSALSKLGSDKAQDCLFQALTSKDHELAVEPIRLCGSDELIHRVIRQTEDVLAEIVAGKENDEQEQHLISYLSSIEGDSSNELCLLLQKILSVPASKTAKLDRLQEVAAQMLLDLDDPEAYAFTVGLQQKYNRRFIAYSFRAAVHSLPPEEVYERYATELSNKRTSAAKELLRTMSMISVDITDQMNGNSAIETWDPRWVHLLIKLDEKELVTRFAIHSDSTVISYLTKQITAHPKFQDYVTVDMLLALFHLRDDNVSEMVMDILERDKTSHSYYLNRSQTALLSQLSPVYADRLRQFAETMKYQNVKQQVLDIADTVAAKPS
- a CDS encoding AAA family ATPase — its product is MTKHDEQNVLRLPSEKLYSEELEALKNMDKDSRPAGWQLSPKAVLTYITGGKAGDTEITPKYIGNKRLVEIAIATLLTDRALLLIGEPGTAKSWLSENLTAAIHGDSSKVIQGTAGTTEEQIRYSWNYAMLLAQGPSDQALIKSPIFRAMEMGGIARFEEISRCASEVQDALISILSEKTVSIPELGREMPAARGFSIIATANTRDRGVNEMSAALKRRFNIIVLPAPADIETEVDIVRKRVGEISANYALTASLPEDDVVRKIVTIFRELRSGMTMDGKEKVKPTSGVISTAEAISLLTGSMALAASFGSGTIQEEDIAAGLQGAIVKDEEKDRLVWKEYLDNVMKKRGSSWRSLYNACSEMNG
- a CDS encoding MFS transporter, whose protein sequence is MKKVNPLLIFVLALGVFGIITTEMGIVGVLPEVARKFNISTSQAGSLVGIFALVVAISGPFLTLLASGMNRKVILLIAVLMFAISNMVYAYTTIFNVMLIFRIIPAIFHPVFFSVALVTAAKLVPPEKSGKAVTQVFAGITVGFAFGVPVTSYLAEQISLEAGFLFGAIVSLIAFVGILLWLPSMPVKEKMSYGKQLSILKKPQLWVNIVTIMFVFAAMFSVYSYFAEYLGKVTHMNSSWISALLMAFGLVMIFGNFLFGSFLQKSITKTVIMFPLAYIVSYLLVYYMGSSFIPMIVIVLIWGTVHSGGLIVSQAWLTTEAKEAPEFGNSLFISFSNLGITLGASIGGWFISQWGIHQLIWSGIIFALLAFILIMIKIKVFDSRVT
- a CDS encoding DUF4179 domain-containing protein — encoded protein: MNSTKPNDMRKKIAVTALIVTLGMAVVGSGFPTYVSAETSGKATVANSTSPISNPILIDADGEDNESNQVITHGDVTLSLSNVIFDGNSLEVTVRKEGGTVGKEIIDLKKGLDLSANGKPIVYTPNLKSIPGDKGGVLISFSRYDKPQLPDQFVMTLKLYSENVKEPFTFTVPVKKAKSLVTLQPGTTLKSGDFSYTVDYFQLTPITMMLKLHSTGKVPAAAKSKDRSSKMFYEIADETGNVLGASIWDSNLEQPSGSKSKEDLIFSGSFNAVPKTIIIRPFSYTLDAKGKILKDSQKNWAKTYHKKLEMKITVPK
- a CDS encoding ArsR/SmtB family transcription factor; protein product: MEPSLIYKALSNETRRQIMLWLKKPEDYFDEAKYLEHGITFRIGVCVADIQAKSGLAQSVISSYLLTLQQAGLLQSERIGKWTYYRRNDKTIQEFSDYVRNEL